The following proteins come from a genomic window of Gossypium raimondii isolate GPD5lz chromosome 5, ASM2569854v1, whole genome shotgun sequence:
- the LOC105768313 gene encoding LOW QUALITY PROTEIN: probable disease resistance protein At1g61300 (The sequence of the model RefSeq protein was modified relative to this genomic sequence to represent the inferred CDS: substituted 1 base at 1 genomic stop codon): MPTNNGRQQSKKLKENMGFLTNNAAFLEPTTEVTASLFCLFLSSLSSLFCYCTHNILSSSLFLSSIQSSYSSLLCKIVKGVNFTASFSVLISQHFSASRDIAMEYVEPVLGIANCLGTPACKYLQYHRKLNDYVRNFKRMRDELNCKMEDIELQLKAELLRPLGKIPKKGVENWLKAVKEMIREAQVVENKVSNGRYLCRACNGKLVDEKTREMKEFLDNAPNASEGLAMDGPSAGLPLPTSELVGEEAVRNEIWACLMQEEVSKIGVWGMGGVSKTTIMKHIHNDLLKEQRFKRVIWVTISKEFNVMKVQDDIAGALKLKEDWPREGDKLRRAAILSEMLKKAGKHVLILDDVWDKVSLEEVRIPEPSSSNGCKLVLTTRSEHVCKYMGCKVIKVKPLSEEEALILFLNKVGPNIVXSPTIMPTLKLVVKECAGLPLTIVVVAGTMKGEYNHRIWKNVLKDLKERIGKVEGVEAEVIERLKFSFDHLKDEKVKDCFLYCALYPEDYEIRKVELIECWIAEIFMDEMDTRQEMEDKGLTILKRLEDNGLLENITTKFGLHGIKMHDAVRDMALSITRMNPRYMIKAGLQLEDLPEKQQWSPDIEKVSLMYNSISEISLDVLPTKCQLLTTLLLQHNPIKKIPYSFFTNMPCLSVLNLSFTKIESLPNSISELKNLTTLLLRGCRELRDLPCLSRLQELKKLDLRLTEIEEVPEGMDMLIKLRYLDLRVHTLKEIPAGLLPKLVHLQHLSFDVGNEKTILKAEEMEPLKRLECFDGRFEDIGEFNKFISSMQQSKKNLIKYYLQVGLFSMGSADMTHRRDKRLTIGGDQNWEGELIMHPIEIQELNILKCDYLRNLVDDNSSFKNAIDLRVCRILFCEGIECVVSLSSFASSSAHPFQNLEMLYLLGLPKLSALIMKDAGIGSATSSTLAPSTTFSHLKEIKIVNCSSMKTLLPHWLLPNLQNLEDIRVEECHELVEILGAAASEVEEKGSDALIKFHLPKLRKLELWVLPNLKSICSKSGVMVCDSLQLISVMFLGNKLKRIPPFVPLVGNGQPFAYAPPSLTIRSSTEWWESLEWDDHPNFKNLF; the protein is encoded by the exons ATGCCAACTAATAATGGCAGACAGCAAAGCaaaaagctaaaagaaaatatgggaTTTCTTACTAATAATGCTGCCTTTCTGGAACCCACCACAGAAGTGACTGCCTCATTATTTTGCCTGTTTTTATCTTCACTTTCTTCCTTGTTTTGCTATTGTACCCACaacattctttcttcttcactgtTTTTATCAAGCATCCAGTCAAg TTATAGCAGTTTGCTTTGTAAGATAGTCAAGGGAGTGAACTTCACTGCTTCATTTTCAGTTCTAATCTCTCAACACTTTTCAGCCAGTAG GGACATAGCAATGGAGTACGTAGAGCCTGTTCTTGGCATTGCAAATTGTCTTGGAACTCCAGCTTGTAAATACTTGCAATATCACAGAAAGCTCAATGATTATGTGAGAAACTTCAAGAGGATGAGAGATGAGTTGAATTGCAAAATGGAAGATATAGAGCTGCAATTGAAAGCAGAGCTTCTTCGTCCTCTGGGGAAGATACCGAAGAAGGGAGTTGAAAATTGGTTGAAAGCTGTGAAAGAGATGATTAGGGAAGCACAAGTTGTTGAAAACAAAGTCAGTAACGGGAGATATCTCTGTCGTGCTTGCAACGGGAAGCTGGTTGATGAAAAGACTCGAgaaatgaaggaatttcttgatAACGCTCCTAATGCCTCTGAAGGTCTTGCTATGGATGGTCCAAGTGCTGGGTTGCCACTGCCAACATCAGAACTAGTTGGAGAAGAAGCTGTCAGAAATGAGATTTGGGCGTGTTTGATGCAGGAGGAGGTGAGCAAGATTGGGGTTTGGGGGATGGGCGGTGTGAGTAAAACCACTATCATGAAGCACATCCACAATGATCTTTTGAAAGAACAAAGATTCAAAAGGGTAATCTGGGTTACCATATCAAAGGAGTTCAATGTAATGAAGGTACAAGATGATATTGCAGGTGCTTTGAAGTTGAAGGAAGATTGGCCCAGAGAAGGAGACAAGCTCAGACGAGCAGCAATCTTGTCAGAAATGCTGAAGAAGGCAGGAAAGCATGTTCTAATCCTAGATGATGTGTGGGATAAAGTCTCTCTAGAGGAAGTTAGGATCCCCGAGCCAAGTAGCAGCAATGGCTGCAAGTTGGTGTTGACAACCCGTTCGGAGCATGTCTGTAAGTATATGGGTTGTAAGGTGATAAAAGTGAAGCCCCTTTCAGAAGAAGAGGCATTGATACTATTCTTGAATAAAGTTGGACCTAACATAGTTTAAAGTCCAACTATAATGCCAACTCTGAAGCTTGTTGTCAAGGAATGTGCGGGTCTACCTCTTACAATTGTCGTGGTAGCTGGTACCATGAAAGGAGAATATAACCATCGTATTTGGAAAAATGTACTCAAAGATTTGAAAGAGAGAATAGGGAAAGTGGAAGGAGTGGAAGCTGAGGTAATCGAGCGCTTGAAATTTAGTTTCGATCACTTGAAAGATGAGAAAGTAAAAGATTGCTTCTTGTATTGTGCATTATATCCTGAAGATTATGAAATTCGTAAGGTTGAACTAATCGAGTGTTGGATTGCTGAGATATTCATGGACGAGATGGACACAAGACAAGAAATGGAAGATAAAGGCCTTACTATTTTGAAAAGGTTAGAAGATAACGGCTTGTTGGAAAATATTACCACTAAATTTGGTTTACATGGTATAAAGATGCATGATGCAGTGAGAGACATGGCATTGTCGATCACAAGAATGAATCCTCGATATATGATAAAAGCAGGTTTGCAATTAGAAGATTTACCAGAAAAGCAGCAATGGAGTCCGGATATTGAGAAAGTGTCACTTATGTATAACTCCATATCAGAAATTTCCTTAGATGTGCTACCCACAAAATGCCAACTGCTCACAACCTTGTTATTGCAGCATAACCCTATAAAGAAGATCCCGTATTCTTTCTTCACAAACATGCCTTGTCTTAGTGTTCTCAATTTGTCCTTCACAAAGATCGAGAGTTTACCAAATTCCATCTCTGAACTAAAGAACCTCACAACATTGTTACTTCGTGGTTGTCGAGAATTAAGAGATCTGCCTTGTCTTTCGAGGCTTCAAGAATTGAAGAAGTTGGATCTTCGTCTGACTGAAATTGAGGAAGTCCCTGAAGGCATGGATATGCTGATAAAGCTAAGATATCTTGATCTTAGAGTGCACACTCTGAAAGAGATACCCGCTGGACTTTTACCAAAACTCGTTCACCTTCAGCACTTGAGTTTTGATGTGGGCAATGAAAAAACAATTCTAAAGGCAGAGGAGATGGAACCATTGAAGAGGTTGGAGTGCTTTGACGGACGTTTCGAAGACATCGGTGAATTCAATAAGTTCATCTCCTCAATGCAACAAAGtaagaaaaatctcatcaaGTACTATTTACAGGTGGGCTTATTTAGTATGGGCTCAGCTGATATGACTCATAGAAGAGATAAAAGATTAACAATTGGAGGAGACCAGAATTGGGAAGGTGAGTTAATTATGCACCCAATTGAAATTCAAgagttgaatattttaaagtgCGACTATTTGAGAAACTTAGTCGATGATAATTCTTCCTTCAAAAATGCGATTGACTTGAGGGTTTGTAGGATTTTGTTTTGTGAAGGGATAGAGTGTGTTGTTTCCCTGTCCTCTTTTGCCTCTTCTTCCGCTCATCCATTTCAAAACCTCGAGATGTTGTATCTTCTAGGTCTGCCAAAGTTGAGTGCCCTTATTATGAAAGATGCAGGAATTGGTTCAGCAACATCATCAACATTGGCTCCGTCTACCACCTTTTCCCATCTCAAGGAAATTAAGATAGTGAACTGCTCAAGTATGAAGACGTTGCTTCCACATTGGTTACTTCCAAACCTCCAAAATCTGGAAGATATTAGGGTGGAAGAATGTCACGAGTTAGTAGAAATATTGGGAGCAGCAGCATCAGAAGTTGAAGAAAAAGGGAGTGATGCATTAATCAAATTCCATCTTCCCAAATTGAGAAAGTTGGAATTGTGGGTATTACCAAATTTGAAGAGCATTTGCAGCAAAAGTGGAGTGATGGTTTGTGATTCTCTCCAATTGATCAGTGTTATGTTTCTCGGTAATAAACTGAAGAGAATTCCTCCATTTGTTCCCCTTGTTGGCAATGGGCAGCCATTTGCATATGCTCCACCTTCTCTTACCATCAGGTCAAGCACAGAATGGTGGGAATCGTTGGAGTGGGATGACCatccaaactttaaaaatctCTTTTGA